From one Meiothermus cerbereus DSM 11376 genomic stretch:
- a CDS encoding ABC transporter substrate-binding protein, giving the protein MRILLAIAAALSLAMAQGNTLQLYTWTDYIDPSIVKDFEKATGIKVRITYYESNEEMQAKLQAGGVSQFDLVVPSDFIVPVLINLKLLQPLDKSKLPNLKNLDPKFANPPFDPGNRYTVGYLWGTVGLMYRTDIFKTPPASWNVLFDPGQQKGPFTLMDSPREMLGIGLRYLGLSVNTTDPAQVKRVIEVMLRAKQSRNFKGFQGGVSATKMLLSNQIVAAVVYNQDALRTAEGNPRYGFTIPREGSTLFIDNMAIPAKAPNPEAAHKFINFILDAQIGARLAEYQQSATPNAAAKKLLKPQMLKNPAIWPSQEQMKGLEFILDQGNNNRILDEAWTRVKSR; this is encoded by the coding sequence ATGCGAATCCTTCTCGCAATCGCAGCGGCGCTATCCCTGGCGATGGCCCAGGGCAACACCCTCCAGCTTTACACCTGGACCGACTACATCGACCCCAGCATCGTCAAGGACTTTGAAAAAGCCACCGGCATCAAGGTCCGCATCACCTACTACGAGTCCAACGAGGAGATGCAGGCCAAACTCCAGGCCGGGGGCGTGAGCCAGTTCGACCTGGTGGTTCCCTCAGATTTTATTGTGCCGGTGCTGATTAACCTGAAGCTTTTGCAGCCTCTGGACAAAAGCAAACTGCCCAACCTGAAAAACCTCGACCCCAAGTTTGCCAACCCCCCCTTCGACCCCGGCAACCGCTACACTGTGGGGTATCTGTGGGGCACGGTGGGCCTGATGTACCGCACCGACATCTTCAAAACCCCGCCCGCCTCCTGGAACGTGCTCTTCGACCCTGGACAGCAGAAGGGGCCTTTTACCCTGATGGACTCCCCGCGCGAGATGCTGGGCATCGGCCTGCGCTATTTGGGCCTGTCGGTTAACACCACCGACCCGGCCCAGGTTAAGCGGGTGATTGAGGTCATGCTCAGGGCCAAGCAAAGCCGCAACTTCAAGGGCTTCCAGGGCGGTGTCTCGGCCACCAAGATGCTTCTGTCCAACCAGATTGTGGCGGCGGTGGTCTACAACCAGGACGCCCTGCGCACCGCCGAGGGCAACCCCCGCTATGGCTTTACCATCCCGCGCGAGGGCAGCACCCTGTTTATCGACAATATGGCCATTCCGGCCAAAGCCCCCAACCCCGAGGCCGCGCACAAGTTCATCAACTTTATTCTGGACGCCCAAATCGGGGCCCGCCTGGCCGAGTACCAGCAGTCGGCCACCCCCAACGCCGCGGCCAAAAAGCTCTTGAAGCCCCAGATGCTCAAGAACCCCGCCATCTGGCCCAGCCAGGAGCAGATGAAGGGGCTCGAGTTCATCCTCGACCAGGGCAACAACAACCGCATCCTGGATGAGGCCTGGACGCGCGTCAAGAGTCGATAG
- the aac(6') gene encoding aminoglycoside 6'-N-acetyltransferase, protein MTVRPLTPQDLPAYLPLRTALWPDSAASFELEVAEILEAEHLAAFVAEQEGKLVGFAEVSLRGYAEGCDTSPVGYLEGWYVAPQYRQTGIGRRLVQAAEDWARAKGCTEMASDSELANTQSHQAHARLGYQEVERIVCFRKAL, encoded by the coding sequence ATGACCGTCCGCCCGCTAACGCCCCAAGACCTGCCTGCCTACTTGCCCCTCCGCACGGCCCTGTGGCCCGACAGCGCCGCCAGCTTTGAACTCGAGGTGGCCGAAATCCTTGAGGCCGAGCACCTGGCGGCTTTTGTGGCCGAGCAGGAGGGAAAACTGGTGGGCTTTGCGGAGGTATCGCTGCGAGGCTATGCCGAGGGGTGCGACACCAGCCCGGTGGGCTATCTGGAAGGCTGGTATGTTGCTCCACAGTACCGCCAGACCGGCATTGGGCGCAGGCTGGTGCAGGCCGCCGAAGACTGGGCACGGGCCAAAGGCTGCACCGAGATGGCCTCCGACAGCGAGCTAGCGAACACCCAGAGCCACCAGGCCCACGCCCGCCTGGGCTATCAGGAAGTGGAGCGTATCGTATGCTTTCGAAAAGCGCTGTAG
- a CDS encoding polyamine ABC transporter substrate-binding protein, translating into MKRLLALLSLLALPLALAQPREMRLFIWSEYMDPAIIKAFEQKFNLRVRIDLYESNEDMLAKLQAGGVSQYDVIVPGDYIVPTLIQLKLIQPLDKSKIPNLKNLDPKFANPPFDPGNRYSAAYQWGMSGIMYRKDRVPTPTSWSVILGPGADKPFVLMDSIREMMGAALRYLGYSINSKDPKQVQAAGKVLLEAKKNPRFLGFEGGVGAKNRLVAGTATYAVVYNGDALKAADENKNVGFVVPREGAALFLDNMAIPAKAPNPQAAHQFINFILDAKIGAQLSNYNRYATPNKAALPFINAADRKNPAIYPDAATMQKLEFVLDLGRDTRLYDEVWTAVKSR; encoded by the coding sequence ATGAAACGCCTTTTAGCCCTGCTCAGCCTGCTGGCGCTGCCTTTGGCCCTGGCCCAACCCCGCGAGATGCGGCTTTTCATCTGGTCGGAGTACATGGATCCGGCCATCATCAAGGCCTTTGAGCAAAAGTTCAACCTGCGGGTGCGTATCGACCTCTACGAGTCCAACGAGGACATGCTGGCCAAGCTCCAGGCTGGGGGGGTCTCGCAGTACGACGTGATCGTGCCGGGCGACTATATCGTCCCCACCCTGATCCAGCTCAAGCTGATCCAGCCGCTGGACAAGAGCAAAATCCCCAACCTGAAAAACCTCGACCCCAAGTTTGCCAATCCCCCCTTCGACCCCGGCAACCGCTACAGCGCGGCCTACCAGTGGGGCATGTCGGGCATCATGTACCGCAAAGACCGCGTGCCCACCCCCACCAGCTGGAGCGTGATTTTGGGGCCGGGGGCCGACAAGCCCTTCGTGCTGATGGACTCCATCCGCGAGATGATGGGGGCCGCCTTGCGCTACCTGGGCTACAGCATCAACTCCAAAGACCCCAAGCAGGTTCAGGCTGCCGGCAAGGTTTTGCTCGAGGCCAAAAAGAACCCCCGCTTCCTGGGCTTTGAAGGCGGGGTAGGGGCCAAAAACCGGCTGGTAGCGGGCACCGCCACCTACGCCGTGGTCTACAACGGCGACGCCCTCAAAGCCGCCGACGAGAACAAGAACGTGGGCTTTGTGGTGCCCAGGGAAGGGGCTGCCTTGTTCCTGGACAACATGGCCATTCCAGCCAAAGCCCCCAACCCCCAGGCCGCCCACCAGTTCATCAACTTCATCCTGGACGCCAAAATTGGGGCCCAGCTTTCCAACTACAACCGCTACGCCACCCCCAACAAGGCCGCCCTGCCCTTCATCAACGCCGCCGACCGCAAGAACCCGGCCATCTACCCCGATGCCGCCACCATGCAGAAGCTCGAGTTCGTGCTCGACTTAGGCCGCGATACCCGGCTGTACGACGAGGTCTGGACCGCCGTGAAGAGCCGCTAA
- a CDS encoding amidohydrolase: MPSSLYFGGSILSPTLEGSAYTLRPLEALFVQDGRIAAVGRLSDLENLAGPDTRRIHLEGRTLLPGFNDAHIHIWKVGQLRTTLLDLRGVKSLAELYRRVAERAQTLKPGEWLWGRGWNEALLAEKAMPDKAALDQLAPRNPVLLTRTCAHIHAVNSQALQLAGITPQTQVPGGEINFEQGILYETAYGLVFRAMGEPSQAQYELWVKAGLAYLRSLGITSATDPAVDPPLYAAYQALDARGELPIRANLLYIRRPDGGSETFPLPEKHLSGWLRCDSVKFFADGGLSGATAAISRPYKNLEGPSYGILRFEEEELLELALEAHRAGFRIGTHAIGDRALDQILRVYEKLYQASPGPQHRIEHFGLAGPEHLQKARQLGIIAVPQPIFLRELRANYQRYVPDEWLARCFNLRAMFEAGLGVAFSSDGPVVEQVEPIKGLQAAICEPLVAGNQVGLEPALWAYTVGGAVAQGDEGNRGSLEVGQWADLVILEGDLRDPYSLRIQATVVAGASDA; encoded by the coding sequence ATGCCCTCGAGCCTCTACTTCGGCGGAAGCATCCTCTCCCCCACCCTTGAAGGTTCGGCCTACACCCTCAGGCCCCTCGAGGCCCTTTTCGTCCAGGATGGCCGAATCGCCGCTGTGGGCCGGTTGTCCGATCTGGAGAACCTGGCCGGCCCCGATACCCGGCGCATCCACCTGGAGGGGCGCACCCTGCTGCCGGGCTTCAACGACGCCCACATCCACATCTGGAAGGTGGGGCAGCTTCGCACCACCCTGCTCGACCTGCGCGGGGTGAAAAGCCTGGCCGAGCTGTACCGGCGGGTAGCAGAGCGCGCCCAGACCCTCAAACCCGGCGAGTGGCTGTGGGGGCGCGGCTGGAACGAGGCCCTGCTGGCCGAAAAGGCCATGCCCGACAAGGCCGCGCTCGACCAACTGGCCCCGCGCAACCCGGTGCTGCTGACCCGCACCTGCGCCCACATCCACGCGGTCAACTCCCAGGCCCTGCAGCTTGCCGGTATCACCCCCCAGACCCAGGTACCTGGGGGCGAAATCAACTTTGAGCAGGGCATCCTCTACGAGACCGCCTACGGGCTGGTGTTCAGGGCCATGGGCGAGCCCAGCCAGGCCCAGTACGAGCTGTGGGTCAAAGCAGGTCTGGCGTACCTGCGGAGCCTGGGCATCACCAGCGCCACCGACCCCGCGGTAGACCCGCCCCTCTACGCGGCCTACCAGGCCCTGGACGCGCGCGGCGAGCTGCCCATCCGGGCCAATCTGCTCTACATCCGCCGCCCCGACGGGGGCAGCGAGACCTTCCCGCTCCCAGAAAAACATCTTTCCGGCTGGTTACGCTGCGATTCGGTCAAGTTTTTTGCCGATGGGGGCCTCTCGGGGGCCACGGCGGCCATCTCCAGGCCCTACAAGAACCTCGAGGGCCCCAGCTATGGCATTTTGCGCTTCGAGGAAGAAGAGCTGCTCGAGCTGGCCCTAGAAGCCCACCGCGCGGGCTTTCGCATCGGCACCCACGCCATCGGCGACCGGGCCCTGGATCAGATTTTGCGCGTGTACGAAAAGCTCTACCAAGCCTCGCCCGGCCCCCAGCACCGCATCGAGCACTTTGGCCTGGCTGGCCCCGAACACCTGCAAAAAGCCCGCCAGTTGGGGATAATCGCCGTGCCCCAACCCATCTTTCTGCGGGAGCTGCGGGCCAACTACCAGCGCTACGTGCCCGACGAGTGGCTAGCGCGCTGCTTCAACCTGCGGGCCATGTTCGAGGCAGGCCTCGGCGTGGCCTTCTCCTCCGATGGGCCGGTGGTCGAGCAGGTGGAGCCGATTAAGGGCTTGCAAGCGGCTATATGCGAACCGCTGGTGGCGGGCAACCAGGTGGGCCTCGAGCCCGCCCTGTGGGCCTACACGGTAGGCGGGGCAGTGGCCCAGGGCGACGAGGGCAACCGGGGCAGCCTGGAGGTGGGCCAGTGGGCCGATTTGGTTATATTGGAAGGCGATCTGCGCGACCCCTATAGCCTGAGGATTCAAGCCACCGTAGTAGCAGGAGCCAGCGATGCCTAG
- a CDS encoding tetratricopeptide repeat protein: MPRKKSSPTNRWDALRAEARRVLHAALDLEAEQATPEAAHYSQELFYGAMELSREDAVIKRCIKAIRINPNNPDPMLVLCRFIGGSLEEQIALHERIVQAGERDIGKQNMEAIKGQFWGYLESRPYMRALQTLGQLYEQAQRLPEAVGIYERMLELNPNDNQGVRYSLLGHYLTLNRLDEARKLWKRYEDEHSAFWAWGKVLLEFLSGNLEAAQKALGEARKVNPYAEAYLGGWKPIPKNRPGFYSPGQESEALYCFDEIGKAWIKNPQAQRWLEEH, translated from the coding sequence ATGCCTAGAAAAAAGTCCTCTCCTACCAACCGTTGGGACGCTTTGCGGGCCGAAGCCCGCCGGGTGCTCCATGCAGCGCTCGACCTCGAGGCCGAACAAGCCACCCCAGAGGCCGCACATTACTCTCAAGAGCTCTTCTACGGGGCCATGGAGCTAAGCCGAGAGGATGCAGTGATCAAGCGTTGCATTAAGGCCATACGCATCAACCCCAACAACCCCGATCCAATGCTGGTGCTGTGCCGGTTTATTGGGGGCAGCCTGGAAGAACAAATTGCCCTTCACGAACGCATCGTGCAGGCCGGTGAACGCGACATAGGCAAGCAAAACATGGAGGCAATCAAGGGTCAATTCTGGGGCTACCTCGAGTCCCGGCCCTACATGCGGGCGCTGCAAACGCTAGGCCAACTGTATGAACAAGCGCAGCGATTGCCCGAGGCAGTAGGAATCTACGAGCGGATGCTGGAGCTAAACCCCAACGACAACCAGGGGGTACGCTACAGCCTGCTGGGGCACTACCTAACGCTTAACCGGCTCGACGAGGCGCGCAAGCTGTGGAAGCGCTACGAGGATGAACACAGCGCATTCTGGGCCTGGGGCAAGGTGCTGCTGGAGTTTCTGTCGGGGAACCTCGAGGCCGCGCAGAAGGCCTTAGGCGAGGCACGTAAAGTCAACCCCTACGCTGAAGCCTACCTGGGCGGTTGGAAACCCATCCCCAAGAATCGGCCTGGCTTTTACTCGCCCGGGCAGGAGTCCGAAGCCCTTTACTGTTTTGACGAGATAGGCAAAGCATGGATCAAGAACCCCCAAGCCCAGCGCTGGCTGGAAGAGCACTAA
- a CDS encoding GNAT family N-acetyltransferase, whose translation MKELLLSPDHRFAVVQSEPWMAEALEAIQQASFPSLAKDELITAEHYRAHMRVFPEGQHAVIERESHTVAACSTDLRTQVDLNHFQHTYMEAVGGNWLTTHDPRGDWLYGADIGVHPAFRGLGLSTLLYTARQNLVRRLGLKGHVAGAMPKGYATHQRSLHIEQYVAKVVRGEMFDPVLSVQLKRGYNVWGIIPNYLEDPSCGNYGVFIVWRNPNMAPGAKTEG comes from the coding sequence ATGAAAGAACTCCTCCTCAGCCCAGACCACCGTTTTGCCGTGGTGCAGTCGGAGCCCTGGATGGCCGAGGCCCTCGAGGCCATCCAGCAGGCTTCGTTCCCTTCGCTGGCCAAAGACGAACTCATCACCGCCGAGCACTACCGGGCCCACATGCGGGTATTCCCCGAAGGGCAGCACGCGGTGATTGAGCGCGAGAGCCATACCGTGGCCGCCTGCTCCACCGACCTCCGCACCCAGGTAGACCTTAACCACTTCCAGCACACCTACATGGAGGCGGTGGGCGGCAACTGGCTCACCACCCACGACCCCCGCGGCGACTGGCTCTACGGGGCCGATATCGGGGTACACCCCGCCTTTCGCGGGCTGGGCCTCTCGACCCTGCTCTACACCGCCCGGCAAAACCTGGTGCGCCGCCTGGGCCTGAAGGGCCACGTGGCCGGGGCCATGCCCAAGGGCTACGCCACCCACCAGCGCAGCCTGCACATCGAGCAGTACGTGGCAAAGGTGGTGCGGGGCGAGATGTTCGACCCGGTGCTCTCGGTGCAGCTCAAGCGCGGCTACAACGTCTGGGGCATTATCCCCAACTACCTCGAGGACCCCAGTTGCGGCAACTACGGGGTGTTTATCGTGTGGCGCAACCCCAATATGGCGCCTGGTGCAAAAACGGAGGGCTGA
- a CDS encoding DUF2726 domain-containing protein: MNEMIFLLIVIAAVIVVLVVLKAKSQGGDADEIWPFYAKKLLSQPEQILYFRLVQALPEHIVLAQVQLSRLLGVKKGNNYRAWFNRINRMSVDFVVCNKDSSIVAVIELDDATHQKEDRRTADAKKDKALTSAGIRIVRWHAKSIPDIATIQSTILPTTAAKREAPQTAHRLP, translated from the coding sequence ATGAACGAAATGATTTTTCTTTTGATTGTTATCGCCGCAGTGATCGTAGTTCTGGTCGTTCTAAAGGCCAAATCTCAAGGCGGTGATGCAGATGAGATATGGCCCTTCTACGCCAAGAAGCTGCTCTCACAACCTGAGCAGATTCTTTACTTTCGCCTTGTTCAGGCATTGCCTGAGCACATCGTCCTCGCCCAGGTTCAGCTTTCTCGCTTGCTTGGAGTCAAAAAAGGCAACAACTATCGAGCCTGGTTCAATCGCATCAACAGGATGAGCGTTGACTTCGTTGTGTGCAACAAAGATTCGAGCATTGTTGCCGTCATCGAACTTGATGATGCAACACACCAAAAAGAAGATCGTCGCACAGCAGATGCCAAAAAAGACAAAGCCCTTACATCAGCAGGCATCCGCATAGTGCGTTGGCATGCAAAATCAATACCAGATATTGCCACAATCCAATCAACCATCTTGCCTACCACTGCGGCCAAGAGAGAGGCGCCACAAACTGCACACCGCTTACCTTGA
- a CDS encoding aspartate aminotransferase family protein, with amino-acid sequence MPYIQLKTPIPGPKSQELQARRAAAVSGALAQANPIAVKKAHGSLVEDVDGNTLIDLAGGIGVLAVGHTPPQVVEALKAQAEALIHMCSIVANYEPYVAVCEALNRITPGDFPKKTLLANGGAEAVENAVKFARRYTGRPGIIVFEGAYHGRTNLTMAMTSKWGLFKKGFGPFAPEVYRLPVPNLYRTPQGMTPEEYVDWACWNLENALTAHIDPSALAAIVIEPVIGEGGFIPVPHKFLRKIREICDQTGAVMIADEIQSGSGRTGKLWAIEHSGVVPDLVISAKSLGAGMPISAVTGRAEILDSPHVGGVGSTYGGNPLACVAALEAIRILESPGFLEQARNIERIIRETFEPLQKEIPVLGDVRGVGAMMVLEFVKDPKSKAPWQEFAMETIKLASRRGVILIRAGLYTNCIRFLPALDIPEDMLREALGVVAGAIRETYQTLAVGT; translated from the coding sequence ATGCCCTATATCCAGCTCAAAACCCCCATCCCTGGCCCCAAGAGCCAGGAACTTCAGGCCAGAAGGGCCGCCGCCGTCTCCGGTGCGCTGGCCCAGGCCAACCCCATCGCGGTCAAAAAAGCCCACGGCTCGCTGGTGGAGGACGTAGACGGCAATACCCTTATTGACCTGGCCGGTGGCATCGGGGTGCTGGCCGTGGGACACACCCCCCCACAGGTGGTGGAGGCCCTCAAAGCCCAGGCCGAGGCGCTTATTCACATGTGCAGCATCGTGGCCAACTACGAGCCCTATGTGGCGGTCTGCGAGGCCCTGAACCGCATCACCCCCGGCGATTTCCCCAAAAAGACCCTGCTGGCGAACGGGGGGGCCGAGGCGGTGGAAAACGCGGTCAAGTTCGCCCGCCGCTACACCGGACGCCCCGGGATTATCGTCTTCGAGGGGGCCTACCACGGGCGCACCAACCTGACCATGGCCATGACCAGCAAATGGGGCCTGTTCAAAAAAGGCTTTGGCCCCTTTGCCCCCGAGGTCTACCGGCTGCCGGTGCCCAACCTCTACCGCACGCCCCAGGGCATGACCCCGGAAGAGTACGTAGACTGGGCCTGCTGGAACCTGGAAAACGCCCTCACCGCGCACATTGACCCCTCGGCCCTGGCGGCCATCGTGATTGAGCCGGTGATTGGCGAGGGGGGCTTTATCCCGGTGCCGCACAAGTTTTTGCGCAAAATTCGCGAGATCTGCGACCAGACCGGGGCGGTGATGATTGCCGACGAAATCCAGAGCGGCTCGGGCCGTACCGGCAAGCTCTGGGCCATCGAGCACAGCGGGGTGGTGCCCGACCTCGTCATCAGCGCCAAAAGCCTGGGGGCCGGGATGCCCATCAGCGCTGTAACGGGCCGGGCCGAGATTCTGGACAGCCCCCACGTGGGCGGGGTGGGTAGCACCTACGGGGGCAACCCGCTGGCCTGTGTGGCGGCCCTCGAGGCCATCCGCATTCTGGAGTCGCCGGGCTTCCTCGAGCAGGCCAGGAATATCGAGCGCATCATCCGCGAGACCTTCGAGCCCTTGCAAAAAGAAATCCCGGTACTGGGCGACGTGCGCGGGGTGGGGGCCATGATGGTGCTCGAGTTCGTCAAAGACCCCAAGAGCAAAGCGCCCTGGCAGGAGTTCGCCATGGAGACCATTAAGCTGGCCTCCCGGCGGGGGGTGATCCTGATTCGGGCCGGCCTCTACACCAACTGCATCCGCTTCCTGCCCGCCCTCGACATCCCCGAGGATATGCTGCGCGAGGCCTTGGGGGTGGTGGCGGGGGCCATCCGCGAGACCTACCAGACCCTGGCGGTAGGAACCTGA
- a CDS encoding serine hydrolase domain-containing protein, translated as MRPATVLQSLLDEPPHAIPSLQVAVVRGGEIVYAQSFGYRYIDPDPSQNLPVNNQTRFRVASISKLVVALGAMKLVEQGKLDLEADVSEYLGFGLRNPAFPQVPIPVHSLLSHTSSLCDGSCYSIPSPYTLQDFFDPEGRFFEEGAHFDPHHTPGSYARYSNLNTGVLGTLIEGVSGQRFDLFMEQEVLHPLGMGGGFNVSRFTPEQMGNLAVLYRKQTGDVWNPRGPWVAQVDDYHGAVPPWPLTPDPDAPEGQFIGVDLSSYQLGSNATFFSPQGGLRASALELAQVALLFMGKTPPILQASTLQGMLEPQWTWNGHNGDTLEGQALSFGLGVWRFTHTPGLDSPLGHQPRPWYGHLGDAYGLLSGLLFDPEAGNALVYIIGGQGADPAQHKGLYSAYTRWEEQVLSALKGLLS; from the coding sequence ATGAGGCCAGCCACCGTACTGCAATCACTACTCGACGAACCCCCACACGCTATTCCCAGCCTGCAGGTGGCGGTGGTACGGGGCGGAGAAATCGTCTACGCCCAGTCGTTTGGGTATCGCTACATTGACCCCGACCCCAGCCAGAATCTACCTGTCAACAACCAGACCCGCTTCCGGGTGGCCTCGATTTCCAAGCTGGTGGTGGCGCTGGGGGCGATGAAGCTGGTGGAGCAGGGAAAGCTCGACCTCGAGGCCGATGTGAGCGAGTACCTGGGCTTTGGCCTGCGCAACCCGGCCTTTCCCCAGGTGCCCATCCCGGTGCACAGCCTGCTTTCGCACACCTCCTCGCTCTGCGATGGTTCGTGCTATTCCATTCCCAGCCCCTATACGCTGCAGGATTTTTTTGATCCAGAAGGGCGTTTTTTTGAGGAGGGGGCCCACTTCGACCCCCACCACACCCCCGGCAGCTATGCCCGGTATTCCAACCTCAACACCGGCGTGCTGGGCACCCTGATTGAGGGTGTATCGGGCCAGCGTTTTGACCTGTTTATGGAGCAAGAAGTCCTGCACCCGCTGGGGATGGGGGGCGGGTTCAATGTGAGTCGGTTTACACCTGAGCAGATGGGCAATTTAGCCGTACTGTACCGCAAGCAAACCGGCGATGTATGGAATCCCCGCGGCCCCTGGGTGGCCCAGGTGGACGATTACCACGGAGCAGTACCCCCATGGCCCCTGACGCCAGACCCCGACGCCCCGGAGGGGCAGTTTATCGGCGTGGATTTGAGCAGCTACCAGCTCGGCAGCAACGCCACCTTCTTCTCGCCGCAAGGGGGTTTGCGGGCCTCGGCCCTCGAGCTGGCCCAGGTGGCTTTGCTGTTCATGGGCAAGACCCCGCCCATCTTGCAAGCCTCTACGCTGCAAGGGATGCTCGAGCCCCAGTGGACCTGGAACGGCCACAACGGCGACACCCTGGAGGGCCAGGCCCTGAGCTTTGGCCTGGGGGTCTGGCGCTTTACCCACACCCCCGGCCTGGACAGCCCATTAGGGCATCAGCCCCGGCCCTGGTATGGACATCTGGGCGATGCCTATGGCCTCCTGAGCGGGCTGCTGTTCGATCCAGAGGCGGGGAACGCCCTGGTTTACATCATTGGGGGGCAAGGCGCTGACCCCGCCCAGCACAAGGGCCTCTACTCGGCCTATACCCGCTGGGAAGAGCAGGTTTTGAGCGCCCTGAAGGGTCTGCTAAGCTAG
- a CDS encoding threonine/serine dehydratase has protein sequence MNWPKAIRQAHTRLRPHVRETPLELSLALSQISGAEVYLKLENLQHTGSFKVRGALNKLLSLSPEQLRKGVVAASSGNHGAGVAFGLVRLGAKGLVFVPEGASPSKLEAIRRYGAEVRVFGHSGDDTEVYARAYAAEHGLVYISPYNDPDVIAGQGTLGLEIAQQMPEPPQAVLVTVGGGGLISGIAAYLKQAYPQTRIIGCQPQNDATMLASVRAGRIVSIAARPTLSDGSAGGLEPGAITFELCRNLVDDWVTVSEEEIKAAMRFFIETQHQLLEGAAGVALAALLQRAEQYRGQRVVVVVCGANIGLESLRAILQ, from the coding sequence ATGAACTGGCCCAAGGCCATCCGGCAGGCCCACACCCGCCTGCGGCCCCATGTGCGCGAGACCCCGCTGGAGCTTTCGCTGGCCCTCTCCCAGATTAGCGGGGCCGAGGTCTATTTGAAGCTGGAAAACCTCCAGCACACCGGCTCTTTTAAGGTGCGGGGGGCCCTGAACAAGCTGCTCTCGCTATCCCCGGAACAGCTACGAAAGGGCGTGGTAGCGGCCAGCAGCGGCAACCACGGGGCGGGGGTGGCCTTTGGCCTGGTCAGGCTGGGCGCGAAGGGCCTGGTGTTCGTGCCGGAGGGGGCCAGCCCCAGCAAGCTCGAGGCCATCCGGCGCTACGGCGCGGAGGTACGGGTGTTCGGGCACAGCGGCGACGATACCGAAGTCTACGCCAGGGCCTACGCAGCGGAGCACGGCCTGGTCTACATCTCGCCCTACAACGACCCCGACGTCATCGCGGGGCAGGGCACCCTCGGGCTGGAGATCGCCCAGCAGATGCCCGAGCCGCCTCAGGCGGTCTTGGTAACGGTGGGGGGTGGGGGGTTGATTTCCGGCATCGCTGCGTACCTTAAGCAGGCCTACCCACAAACCCGAATTATCGGCTGTCAGCCACAAAACGACGCGACCATGCTGGCCTCGGTGCGGGCCGGAAGAATCGTAAGCATTGCAGCACGGCCCACCCTCTCGGACGGCAGCGCAGGCGGCCTCGAGCCCGGCGCCATCACCTTTGAGCTGTGCCGAAACCTGGTGGACGACTGGGTTACGGTAAGCGAGGAAGAGATCAAGGCCGCCATGCGGTTTTTTATCGAGACCCAGCACCAGCTTCTGGAAGGGGCCGCCGGGGTGGCGCTGGCGGCTTTGTTGCAGCGGGCCGAGCAGTACCGGGGGCAACGGGTAGTGGTGGTAGTGTGTGGGGCCAACATCGGGCTGGAAAGCCTGCGGGCCATCTTGCAGTAA
- a CDS encoding MarR family transcriptional regulator, which yields MSVKQNIISYLQNHSEGIDDNELTRVLGLKHRQQANMRCRELEKEGLVIRRKVNGKIHNFWAGKPFDSASSASPNLQASQGPSSKSENWFWEGNIQSKVVRYLESQDFYICSVADTASHQQGKDIVAEKDGKRLWVTVKGYPKGTDKTKPSVQARHWFKQAIFDIILYREEDKHVSLAVAMPDYPRYRKLAQKITWFKKCCTFCLFLGKRGWTDYY from the coding sequence ATGTCTGTAAAGCAAAACATCATTTCGTATTTACAGAATCATTCCGAAGGGATTGATGACAATGAATTAACAAGGGTTTTAGGCCTAAAACATCGCCAACAAGCAAACATGCGTTGTCGAGAGCTGGAAAAAGAAGGCCTTGTTATTCGGCGAAAGGTCAATGGCAAAATTCACAATTTTTGGGCAGGAAAACCTTTTGATTCTGCATCATCTGCATCACCCAACCTGCAGGCCTCTCAGGGCCCCTCTTCAAAATCCGAGAATTGGTTTTGGGAAGGCAATATTCAGTCGAAAGTTGTACGATACTTGGAATCTCAAGATTTTTACATTTGCTCTGTTGCAGATACCGCCAGCCACCAACAAGGAAAGGACATCGTAGCAGAAAAAGATGGCAAGCGCTTGTGGGTCACAGTAAAAGGCTATCCAAAAGGCACTGACAAAACAAAACCATCAGTCCAAGCAAGACATTGGTTCAAACAGGCGATTTTCGATATTATCCTGTATCGGGAGGAAGACAAGCATGTTTCGCTCGCGGTTGCCATGCCAGATTATCCCCGTTACCGTAAACTTGCTCAGAAGATCACCTGGTTCAAAAAATGCTGCACATTTTGCCTATTTTTGGGTAAAAGAGGATGGACAGATTATTATTGA